In Kordia antarctica, the following proteins share a genomic window:
- a CDS encoding sugar MFS transporter — protein MSTNKSYKSAFIFLTTLFFLWGFITVLVDSLVPRLKDVFEMTYARTVTVQFAFFVAFFVFSIPASAILSKIGYKKGIILGLVIMAIGCLLFYPAAEYRTFYVFLIGYFTLAAGITVLQVAANPYVALLGSEDGASSRLNLSQAFNSLGTTIAPVVGALYLLSDSVKTSEQIKALSDLDKEAYYIAEATTVQTPFLFIAGFIGLLSVSFFFIKLPTIIEKSPEGGYVTLFKNKAMLLGALGIFVYVGAEVSIGSFLVNYFDDMNLGAIVAGNETMMSIANTIADVFGKDFDGKDPKSLLGVFIIFYWGGAMIGRFVGAYLTKIMSPAKVLSTFAILAILMILISISTTGLISMWSILAVGLFNSIMFPTIFTLSLEGLGELKAQASGLLCMAIVGGAIIPFIFGNLIDGFGFKTAFVLAIVCYGYIMYYGFTKRKMIAYKS, from the coding sequence ATGTCAACCAACAAATCATACAAAAGTGCCTTTATATTCCTAACTACTTTATTTTTCCTTTGGGGATTTATCACGGTTTTAGTAGATAGTTTAGTGCCAAGATTAAAAGATGTTTTCGAAATGACGTATGCAAGAACTGTGACGGTTCAGTTTGCCTTTTTCGTTGCTTTCTTTGTGTTTTCTATTCCTGCAAGTGCAATTTTGTCAAAAATAGGATACAAAAAAGGAATCATTTTAGGATTGGTCATTATGGCAATTGGTTGCTTATTATTTTATCCTGCGGCAGAATACAGAACATTTTATGTGTTTTTAATAGGATATTTTACGCTTGCCGCTGGAATTACCGTGTTGCAAGTTGCTGCAAATCCGTATGTTGCATTGTTAGGAAGTGAAGATGGCGCAAGTAGTCGATTAAATTTATCACAGGCATTCAATTCTTTAGGAACAACGATTGCGCCTGTTGTTGGCGCATTGTACTTGTTGAGTGATTCTGTAAAAACTTCGGAACAAATAAAAGCATTAAGTGATCTTGATAAAGAAGCATATTACATCGCAGAAGCGACAACTGTACAAACGCCTTTTTTGTTCATTGCAGGTTTCATAGGATTGTTATCAGTATCATTTTTCTTTATCAAATTACCAACAATTATAGAAAAAAGCCCAGAAGGTGGTTATGTAACCTTGTTTAAAAACAAAGCAATGTTATTGGGAGCTTTGGGAATCTTTGTCTACGTTGGCGCTGAGGTTTCTATTGGAAGCTTTTTAGTGAATTATTTTGACGATATGAATTTGGGCGCAATTGTCGCAGGAAACGAAACCATGATGAGCATTGCAAACACAATTGCGGACGTTTTTGGGAAAGATTTTGATGGAAAAGATCCGAAATCATTATTAGGTGTTTTCATTATATTTTATTGGGGCGGCGCAATGATTGGTCGTTTTGTTGGTGCATATTTGACAAAAATAATGTCGCCAGCAAAAGTATTGAGTACTTTTGCAATCTTGGCAATTTTGATGATCTTAATTTCAATAAGCACCACAGGATTAATCTCTATGTGGTCAATTTTGGCAGTAGGATTATTTAATTCAATTATGTTTCCAACTATATTTACGCTAAGTCTTGAAGGTTTAGGAGAATTAAAAGCACAAGCATCTGGATTGCTTTGTATGGCAATTGTTGGTGGCGCAATTATTCCATTCATTTTTGGGAATTTAATTGATGGATTTGGCTTTAAAACCGCATTTGTTTTAGCAATTGTTTGTTATGGATATATTATGTATTACGGATTTACGAAACGAAAAATGATTGCGTACAAATCATAA
- the ligA gene encoding NAD-dependent DNA ligase LigA has protein sequence MNDIQLQLNALRDELREHNYNYYVLDNPTIEDYDFDMKLKELLALEAKHPEFHDPNSPTLRVGGTITKNFNTIPHEYRMYSLENSYSKEDLLDWEKRIEKILDVENVEFTCELKYDGASMNLTYENGKLIKAVTRGDGFQGDEVTNNIKTIKTVPLRLKGDFPPKFDIRGEIILPLDGFKKMNEERVENGEEPYMNPRNTASGSLKLQDSSEVAKRPLECLLYNIKGENLPISTQFESLEKARSWGFKVPTVAKVAKNVDEILEFVNYWEANRHELEYEIDGVVIKVNNLQHQEELGYTAKAPRWAMAYKFKAEQVSTVLNEITYQVGRTGAITPVANLVPVLLAGTTVKRASLHNADQIERLDIRERDTVFVEKGGEIIPKIVGVNLELRPSDSTETVYRTTCPECETPLERKEGEAQHYCPNVSGCTPQIVGRIQHYISRKAMDIEGLGGETVALLVHEGLITNYADLYELTKEQVIPLERMAEKSAENLVNGIEESKKIPFERVLYALGIRYVGETVAKKLAKHYKSIEALMNASSEDLVNVDEIGVKIAESVAHYFSEEANLETINRLKQYGVQLEFSAEQLEGLTETLLGKSFVVSGVFEKVSRNELKKLIENNGGKVSSSISSKTSFVVAGDKMGPSKREKAEKLNITIVTEDEFLNMI, from the coding sequence ATGAACGATATACAATTACAATTAAACGCTTTGCGCGATGAATTACGCGAACATAATTACAATTATTATGTATTAGATAATCCTACGATTGAGGATTACGACTTTGACATGAAACTCAAAGAATTACTAGCGTTAGAAGCAAAACATCCTGAATTTCACGATCCAAATTCGCCAACATTGCGCGTTGGTGGAACGATTACGAAGAACTTTAATACGATTCCGCATGAATATCGCATGTATTCATTGGAGAATTCGTATTCGAAAGAAGATTTACTCGATTGGGAAAAACGTATTGAAAAGATTCTTGATGTGGAAAATGTGGAGTTTACGTGTGAATTAAAGTATGATGGCGCCTCCATGAATTTGACATACGAAAATGGAAAATTGATAAAAGCTGTCACGCGTGGCGACGGTTTTCAAGGAGATGAGGTTACGAATAATATCAAAACCATCAAAACGGTTCCGTTACGTCTAAAAGGAGATTTTCCTCCAAAGTTTGATATTCGCGGCGAGATTATTCTTCCGCTTGACGGATTTAAAAAAATGAATGAAGAACGTGTCGAAAATGGTGAAGAACCGTATATGAATCCACGAAATACAGCTTCTGGAAGCTTAAAATTACAAGATAGTAGCGAAGTGGCAAAACGTCCGTTAGAATGTTTGTTATATAATATAAAAGGCGAAAATTTGCCAATTTCAACACAGTTTGAAAGTTTAGAGAAAGCTAGAAGTTGGGGATTTAAAGTGCCAACAGTCGCAAAAGTTGCCAAGAATGTAGATGAAATTTTGGAGTTTGTAAATTATTGGGAAGCCAATCGTCACGAACTTGAATATGAAATTGATGGCGTTGTGATAAAAGTCAACAATTTGCAGCATCAAGAAGAGTTAGGATATACTGCTAAAGCACCACGTTGGGCAATGGCGTATAAGTTTAAAGCGGAGCAAGTTTCGACGGTTTTAAACGAAATTACGTATCAAGTTGGGCGAACTGGCGCCATTACTCCTGTGGCAAATTTGGTTCCTGTTTTATTGGCTGGAACAACTGTAAAACGTGCTTCTTTGCATAATGCAGATCAAATAGAGAGATTGGATATTAGAGAACGCGATACCGTTTTTGTTGAAAAAGGTGGCGAAATTATTCCAAAAATAGTTGGTGTTAATTTGGAGTTACGACCTTCAGATTCTACCGAAACTGTATATAGAACCACGTGCCCTGAATGTGAAACGCCTTTGGAACGAAAAGAAGGCGAAGCGCAACATTATTGTCCAAATGTTTCTGGTTGTACGCCACAAATTGTCGGGAGAATTCAGCATTATATTTCGCGCAAAGCAATGGATATTGAAGGTTTAGGCGGCGAAACTGTTGCGTTATTAGTACATGAAGGTTTGATTACAAATTATGCTGATTTATACGAATTGACCAAAGAACAGGTAATTCCGCTAGAGCGAATGGCAGAGAAAAGTGCTGAAAATTTGGTGAATGGAATTGAGGAATCAAAGAAAATTCCGTTTGAACGTGTTTTGTACGCGTTAGGAATTAGATACGTAGGAGAAACTGTAGCTAAAAAATTGGCAAAACATTACAAATCTATTGAGGCTTTAATGAACGCTTCGTCGGAAGATTTAGTGAACGTCGACGAGATAGGAGTGAAGATCGCCGAAAGTGTGGCGCATTATTTCTCAGAAGAAGCTAACTTAGAAACCATTAATCGTTTGAAGCAATATGGAGTACAATTAGAGTTTTCTGCGGAACAGTTAGAAGGATTGACCGAAACTTTGTTAGGGAAATCATTTGTGGTTTCTGGAGTATTCGAAAAAGTATCGCGAAACGAACTTAAAAAACTCATAGAAAATAATGGAGGAAAAGTATCTTCTTCTATATCTTCTAAAACATCATTCGTTGTTGCAGGTGACAAAATGGGACCTAGCAAACGCGAGAAAGCAGAGAAATTAAACATAACGATAGTAACTGAAGATGAGTTTTTGAATATGATATAA
- a CDS encoding DoxX family membrane protein, with protein MKKYIPFIIRLAIAIILIQTLRFKLSGAEDSVYIFEKVGLEPVGRIGIGIAELIAAILILIPRTAWLGAILTLGIIGGAIMMHLTVLGIEVPFKGELDGGTLFITAVVVFILSAITLWLQRKNIPIIGKKLN; from the coding sequence ATGAAAAAATACATTCCATTTATCATCCGATTGGCTATTGCCATCATTTTAATTCAAACGTTACGATTTAAACTTTCTGGAGCTGAAGATAGTGTTTATATTTTTGAAAAAGTAGGCTTAGAACCTGTTGGACGCATCGGAATTGGAATTGCAGAACTGATTGCTGCAATTTTAATTTTAATTCCAAGAACTGCTTGGCTTGGCGCAATACTTACTTTAGGAATTATTGGTGGCGCAATTATGATGCATTTAACTGTTTTAGGTATTGAAGTTCCGTTTAAAGGCGAACTTGATGGCGGCACCTTATTTATTACTGCAGTCGTTGTTTTTATTTTAAGTGCAATTACACTTTGGTTGCAACGCAAAAACATTCCGATTATTGGTAAGAAATTAAATTAA
- a CDS encoding lysoplasmalogenase family protein, translating into MSKRKILTYLYFAFLFLDVFGVLFPAIIDRKYTTFLPLPVLLILYFVSVKRINWYYVIALVFTFLGVIFFYKRTYFEIGLVSYAAGVLFYVIISLKQATVISIKSVCIAIVPFLIIYLVPLILYSDAVGGDVFNYIMLYVFFVGFFFLISSLIYINQSNKRNLWLLISGMVFVVSTIMHGYNLFFGYVAEVKIGVIITFLLMHYAMYRYVELE; encoded by the coding sequence ATGTCGAAACGAAAAATTCTTACCTATCTATATTTTGCCTTCTTATTCTTAGATGTTTTTGGAGTATTATTTCCAGCTATTATTGATAGAAAGTATACAACTTTTTTACCATTACCAGTTTTACTGATTTTATATTTTGTCTCTGTAAAAAGAATCAATTGGTATTATGTAATTGCGTTAGTTTTTACATTTCTAGGGGTTATCTTTTTTTATAAGAGAACATATTTTGAAATTGGACTCGTATCTTATGCGGCAGGCGTGCTTTTTTATGTCATTATTAGTTTAAAACAAGCAACAGTTATTTCCATTAAAAGTGTATGTATCGCTATCGTTCCTTTTCTTATAATTTACTTAGTGCCATTAATTTTATATTCAGACGCAGTAGGAGGAGACGTATTTAATTATATTATGTTATACGTATTTTTTGTTGGTTTTTTCTTTTTAATTTCCTCTCTGATCTACATCAATCAAAGTAACAAACGTAATTTGTGGTTGCTCATTTCAGGAATGGTGTTTGTTGTGTCAACAATTATGCACGGATACAATTTGTTTTTTGGATATGTCGCTGAAGTAAAAATTGGTGTCATAATCACATTCTTATTGATGCATTATGCAATGTATCGATATGTTGAACTAGAGTAA
- a CDS encoding bifunctional metallophosphatase/5'-nucleotidase translates to MKRRDFIQHSLATSAFVTLGGLSLQSFTAKSAKKHITILHTNDVHSHIDPFDANDARNPNQGGAARRATLISKIRKENPNTLLLDAGDIFQGTPYFNYYGGELEFKLMSMMKYDLATIGNHDFDNGVDGLYAQLPNAKFDFVSANYDFKNTVMDTHVKPYKIFMKDGIKIGIFGLGVKLEGLVDKRMYKETVYNEPIESAQDMSRILKEDEKCDLVICLSHLGYNYRKNPERPSDLILAKKTKNIDLIIGGHTHTFLPKPTIEKNIDGESVLVNQVGAYGLYVGRIDFYFDDEKNVIANGKSIIVE, encoded by the coding sequence ATGAAAAGAAGAGATTTTATACAACATTCGTTAGCCACAAGTGCTTTTGTAACTTTAGGAGGTTTGTCTTTACAAAGTTTTACAGCGAAATCAGCAAAGAAACATATTACTATTTTACATACAAATGACGTTCACAGTCACATTGATCCTTTTGATGCAAATGATGCTCGAAATCCGAATCAAGGTGGAGCAGCACGTAGAGCGACATTGATTTCTAAAATTAGAAAGGAAAATCCAAATACGTTATTATTGGATGCAGGCGATATTTTTCAAGGAACTCCGTATTTTAATTATTACGGTGGCGAATTGGAATTTAAGCTAATGAGCATGATGAAGTACGATTTGGCAACGATTGGAAACCACGATTTTGATAATGGCGTTGACGGATTGTACGCGCAATTGCCAAATGCGAAGTTTGATTTTGTTTCGGCAAATTATGACTTCAAAAACACAGTAATGGACACGCATGTGAAACCGTATAAAATCTTTATGAAAGACGGAATTAAGATTGGAATTTTCGGCCTTGGTGTGAAGTTGGAAGGTTTGGTTGACAAACGTATGTACAAGGAAACTGTATACAACGAGCCTATTGAATCTGCGCAAGATATGAGTCGAATTTTGAAAGAAGATGAAAAGTGCGATTTGGTCATTTGTTTGTCACATTTGGGTTATAATTATAGAAAAAATCCTGAGCGACCTTCAGATTTAATTTTGGCTAAAAAAACCAAGAATATTGACTTGATTATTGGTGGACATACACATACTTTTTTGCCAAAACCAACGATTGAAAAGAATATTGATGGAGAATCTGTTTTAGTAAATCAAGTTGGTGCATATGGTTTGTATGTTGGTCGAATTGACTTTTATTTTGATGATGAAAAGAATGTAATCGCCAATGGAAAATCGATTATTGTGGAATAA
- a CDS encoding 5'-nucleotidase C-terminal domain-containing protein — MRKIVALFAVFLVFACAEEKQGVSRIEGKRITISDSLTANEEIEAYIKPFRERIQEDMEKVLSYAPMDMNKNDGELESTIGNLMADFVKSQSEPVYKKRTGKSIDLCLLNHGGIRAAIPKGPINTRTAFNVMPFENSIVVAELTSENMNALVDYLVEAKRAHPISGLTIKLDKNDNVLEALVNGKPIENGKTYTVVTSDYLQNGGDGMNFLKNDVVSLEVLDYKIRNAMIDYFKSVDTIPARLDGRFVKQ, encoded by the coding sequence ATGAGAAAGATTGTTGCACTATTTGCTGTTTTTTTAGTTTTTGCTTGCGCAGAAGAAAAACAAGGTGTTTCCCGAATTGAAGGAAAACGAATTACCATTAGCGATTCCTTAACCGCAAATGAAGAAATTGAAGCGTATATAAAACCCTTTCGGGAGCGGATTCAGGAAGATATGGAGAAAGTGCTGAGTTACGCACCAATGGATATGAACAAGAATGACGGCGAACTCGAATCTACGATTGGTAATTTGATGGCAGATTTTGTGAAATCGCAAAGTGAGCCAGTATATAAAAAACGTACAGGAAAAAGTATTGATCTTTGCTTGTTGAATCATGGCGGAATTAGAGCAGCAATTCCGAAAGGACCAATTAATACAAGAACCGCTTTTAATGTAATGCCATTTGAGAATTCGATTGTGGTAGCGGAACTAACTTCCGAAAACATGAATGCGTTAGTGGATTATCTGGTGGAAGCCAAAAGAGCACATCCAATTTCTGGCTTGACCATTAAATTAGATAAAAATGATAACGTGCTTGAAGCATTAGTCAACGGAAAACCTATTGAAAACGGAAAAACGTATACAGTTGTGACTTCCGATTATTTGCAAAATGGCGGTGACGGAATGAATTTTTTGAAAAATGATGTTGTGTCTTTAGAAGTCCTAGATTACAAGATTAGAAATGCAATGATTGATTATTTTAAAAGCGTAGACACAATTCCTGCACGATTGGATGGCAGATTTGTAAAGCAATAA
- a CDS encoding DUF6913 domain-containing protein, with product MENQTEYMFLKALQYKSAKKALAKKLDNSSVREVNTKPIQTVGIVINADETNEVAQIVAGLKLNAEIDVLCYHKDFKKTRELKYPVFYEKDFGWKGKPKTEALQNFLDKPFDVLISYYSTNVVPLQLVSGLHNANFKVGIAGSDQEIHDLIIQTTTNEIATFTKELHTYLHILNKL from the coding sequence GTGGAGAATCAAACAGAATACATGTTTTTAAAAGCATTACAATATAAATCGGCTAAGAAAGCTTTGGCTAAAAAACTTGACAATTCAAGTGTGAGAGAAGTCAATACAAAACCGATACAAACAGTCGGAATTGTCATAAATGCTGATGAAACGAATGAAGTTGCGCAAATTGTAGCGGGTTTGAAACTTAATGCAGAAATTGACGTTTTGTGTTATCATAAAGATTTTAAGAAAACGCGTGAACTAAAGTATCCTGTTTTTTATGAAAAAGATTTTGGCTGGAAAGGAAAACCAAAAACAGAAGCGTTGCAAAATTTCTTAGACAAACCATTTGATGTATTAATCAGTTATTACAGTACAAATGTAGTACCATTGCAATTAGTTTCAGGTTTGCACAACGCAAATTTTAAAGTTGGTATTGCAGGAAGCGATCAAGAAATTCATGATTTAATTATTCAAACAACAACAAACGAAATAGCAACTTTTACAAAGGAACTACATACATATTTACACATACTAAACAAACTATAA
- the dapA gene encoding 4-hydroxy-tetrahydrodipicolinate synthase — translation MKKFIGTGVALVTPFHANTSVDTNALANIVEHVIKGGINYLVVLGTTAESVVLTADEKIRVVDTIVKANNKRLPIVLGIGGNNTAAVVNELKTTDLEHIDAILSVSPYYNRPTQEGIYQHFKAIAEASPKPIILYNVPGRTSSNMLPETVIRLATDFDNIIAVKEAAGDIVQAMRLLKDVPKDFLVISGDDMISLPMVFAGGAGVISVIGQGYPKEFSEMIRLGLTGSVKEANKLHYKIMPAIDYIFEEGNPAGIKAVFEKLNLSRATVRLPLVEASDALKQKISTFTDGLNS, via the coding sequence ATGAAGAAATTCATAGGAACTGGAGTCGCATTGGTTACACCTTTTCACGCAAATACTTCCGTAGATACAAACGCACTTGCAAACATTGTGGAGCATGTGATTAAAGGCGGAATTAACTATTTGGTTGTTTTAGGAACGACTGCAGAAAGCGTTGTGTTAACCGCAGATGAAAAAATACGTGTAGTTGACACCATTGTAAAAGCGAATAATAAACGGTTACCAATTGTTTTAGGAATTGGCGGAAATAATACGGCGGCAGTTGTAAACGAGCTAAAAACAACCGATTTAGAACATATTGATGCCATATTATCGGTTTCTCCATATTATAACAGACCTACGCAGGAAGGAATTTATCAGCATTTCAAAGCGATTGCGGAAGCAAGTCCAAAACCTATAATTTTATATAATGTTCCAGGAAGAACGTCAAGTAATATGTTGCCAGAAACTGTAATTCGGTTGGCAACCGATTTTGATAACATTATTGCTGTCAAAGAAGCCGCTGGCGATATTGTACAAGCGATGCGATTGCTAAAAGATGTTCCAAAAGATTTCTTAGTGATTTCGGGCGATGATATGATTTCATTGCCGATGGTTTTTGCAGGTGGCGCAGGCGTGATTTCAGTAATTGGACAAGGATATCCGAAAGAATTTTCAGAAATGATTCGTTTAGGATTGACAGGAAGCGTGAAAGAAGCAAACAAATTACACTACAAAATAATGCCTGCTATTGATTATATTTTTGAAGAAGGAAATCCGGCAGGAATCAAAGCGGTTTTCGAAAAACTGAATTTGTCTAGAGCAACTGTGCGTTTGCCGTTGGTGGAAGCTTCGGATGCGCTGAAACAAAAAATCAGCACTTTTACTGACGGATTAAATTCATAA